In Alosa alosa isolate M-15738 ecotype Scorff River chromosome 10, AALO_Geno_1.1, whole genome shotgun sequence, the genomic stretch ATGatagataaaataaaaactGACACCTGCTTgcgatttattttccatttcttGATTGTCATTTTCAAGTTCACAACATGCAAATGAGCTGCATTGTTAATGAGATGCATGTGGGTGGTGCTTGTAGAATGCAGGAGCTTGGATTTAGGTACTGTCCTCTCCGATGAATTGAGCAGGCTCGCGATTTTTGTTGCTGTCATTCCTAACTGCACATAGGCTGTAATCGTCTCGGCAGGGATATCCTGCCTGGGCCGGCCTCGTGTGATACAAGGGGACTCTAGGGCCGCTTTCATTTTTGGCAGTAATATACCAGGAtggtaatgaaaatgaaatgacaaatagacgttttcaatttatttttatttttgtcacaAATGTATCGTGTTTATCAGGAAAAGTAAAAGCCAAAtgtatatatttaattttatttttaaatttggcaGGATAATTGCACTGACACTTTGAAAATTAAATGGCAAAACgagtttttcattttaatttcactgttttcattttaattttattaatggCAGGAAAAACCCCCCATACTAGTGTGCtacttaagcaatatagcatcaGTGAGgagggttggtcatggatattccggCGGGTGTTGTTCAGCTGTAGCCACGGGCGGAGGAGGCCGAAagtggcgcaggcaacaacagtggggaatatccatgaccaatcccacgatccgCGAGggttttatacaacaattctacaacaaactaaataatctgaaaacaccccattattgtttaaaaatgttaatttcgacatcgttcttacgcatcaaaaaaatagttcccttttcaatagacagcatcttggttgctaggtaaccaacattccagatccctcctAACAGGTCTTggtggtttacatgtcttcaAAGAAATTTTGAAAGTctggctgaaatcacattcatatctaggtttgctgaatgcatgttacaaggacaatgggccatgtcatgtaagggacatggtactgcaaaaaaacggaaacattgtctacattgcagaaccactcaactttattcatttatggtgaataaatgttatattactgtgcacagcctgacgtgacaatgctagcacgttagcagcggttagctaattatgctaacgttagttatctacaagtctcctccaagtgacaatcatattatacacaatgctggcaatgctaagaacaattagcatcctcgtttatcttacttacattgagttgactgtgtggcttaatccacagatgtggtgaagcactgtttaagttatggtttgctaaggagtaacccattgcttgaaatagtggagagctgggatgagaacattgtgtcaaatcttcgcattgtatcacggagtgatttattattagctgtgcaaagtctgagttgaaatgtccagggatattccaactcatggaacgtctctcggccaatcagaaacaaataaatagttccatagaacccaattgttgtataactaGCACTAACCTGGCATAGTTATTGTAAAGACTGTAATGACACATTAGGACAACCTAAAcattacacaatgcaaatggtaGAAATTATGTGATTAGAAGACATCAAATATGGTTAACCTTACCCTTCTTGCAAAAAAGACCAGGCgcgacacaaaattactggatCCTGGATGTAACGTTAAATCCTTGCAGTGAGTGCAGTGAAGTGCAGCCTTGTAGCAGTAGGATAATGGTGCGCAGCAAATGGGATTTTTACGTGCGCAGCTTTTTGATTTAGTGTTGTCTTACACTTCCTATGTTTCATGGACCgtaacagtaggctatgtgtttatGTAGTCATTTTAATACAGAATTAACTTTGATGAAATTATAAACAGAAATCAGACACTTCAACCCCCAAAGAAAAACTCGTCGGATCTGCACGATTCACACAAGTCCCCCAGACAGCCGCGAAAAAGGCAGCATCCGCCAAAAGGCACGCTGTTTGCATCCTTGAATATGTTAGCAAGAGATGCATCATCAATTGTAAGATGTTGATGAAAGCATTTTGCACAGTTAACCATATCAGTGCACCCATCCATAAGTTtaataaatgttccttttttaaattgagacttataacatttgttgtcatttgtatgatgtaaattgaggaagcaaaataaaagcagtttcggctccaaatatcggctcaagaaaatcggcagcctgtatcggtcatcggctaaggctgatggaaaaaaaacGGTATCGGTACTAAAAaatccatatcggtcgatccctaccATGTATTGTGATGCGTATCGTATCGTGTCTGTGTATTGCTGATGCACAGCCCtagagagtatatgtgtgtgtgtgtgtgtgtgtgtgttctcaccacaGGTGTGAGGGCCATGTGGCAGCTGTACATGCGCGCCAAGCCAAAGTCAGCCAGCTTGACCTGTCCCCTACTGGTCACCAGGATGTTCTCAGGCTTCAGGTCGCGGTGCACCACACGATGCGAGTGCAGAAACTCCAGACCATTCACCAGCTGCTTCATCaggtcctgacacacacacacacacacacacctaaatatCAGCATatgtacacaatacacacacatacatacatatgaaaATGTCTACATAAaggcataccacacacacacacacacacacaaatatacatatcAGCACAACATACAtatcagcacaacacacacatatataatacatgagcacacactagcagattaaaacacaaaacactgcGTTGTGCTGACTGCCCGTACCCGCTCCTTGAAGTGCCTTGGACTGGAAGGCTAAAGCCCACAGGCCCAAGCATCTCTTGCTAGCAGGAATCTTAAGGCGTCAGGATGGAAGTTTACacaacatacattacacactgtACAGCTACTTATCATAAGGCTACCGTTACATACAGTAACAAAACTGCTGGAACTGGAAGACTGACATTAAAACACTGCTGCTAATACATAGCATCACTTCCCATCTTCACCAATAGATTCAGTGAACTACTTtcatagtatgtgtgtgtgtgtatatatatatatatatatatatatatatatatatatatatatatatatatatatatatatatatatatatatatatatatatatataaataaatataataaaccCTCACAAAACGTTTAGTCAGAAGTCTCTTTGGTCAGAATTTTCATTCAACGATTTTCTTCGAAGTTCACGTTAATAGCATTTATTTACTATGAAAATTCAAAATGTTAGGAAATCCCATTTGGCTGGAAACTGTAAACCACTGCATGTGAACTCAAATTCCTCAAAActcaatcaatcagtcagtgTAGtaggaaagagaagaaaaaaaaaaaaaaaaaaaaagtggttcTTGGCCAAATGGTTCAAAAGTTATAAACAAAATTCCTACCTGGAGACTGATCTGAGAGGGGAACTGCAAACTGGTTAAACAGTGTTTTGGACCTTGTACCAtcatgtgccaaatttcatagaAAACCACGCTACCAATAAACACCAGTGCCTGGATCTTTAGTTCTTGgtctgagtgtgcatgtgtgagtgtcaaagtgtgagtgtgtttatgtgacacTAAGAGAGATGGGACACTGGGTGCCTGAGAGTGGGGGgtagtgtgtgtacacatgtgatGGCTTCACTAAGTAGATCATCAGGTCTTGGTAAGAATGACATACTGTGTTGTGTGATGAAAgtgatgagagagtgtgtgtgtgtgtgtgtgtgtgcgtgtatagaTGTGTACGCACATGTGGGgaagtatatgtatgtgtgcatgtgtgtctgcagtTGCATATTTatttgtcggtgtgtgtgtgtgtgagagtgagagatagatcTCGATCCTTACCCTAATAGTGTGTGCTGGTAGGCCAGGAGCCGGGGCTTTCTCCAGATAGGTCTTCAGGTCCTGGTCCACATGCTCAAACACCAGCGTGACTTTGGTCTCCTGGTCCGTCCGAGGGGAGGCACACACATCCAtgagcctaacacacacacacccggggGAAGTTGGAACATGGTTAAATTCCAAGCATGGGAGAAGCTATGAAGCATGCAGGAATGAAACTATTTCTCTGCAGCTATTGAATACCAGAGACATGCAGTCGCTACAGAACACTTGTGAACTCTGTAAAGACCGCACTGTCTTTAGAACCTCTGCTTACACTTTCACTATGATTATACACACAAAACTTGAGTcattttgaaaacaaatatacacatgGCTGCACACGTCCACATTCAGCCGGGGAAAAGACTGTGCAAAGCAAGCTAGCACTGTAACCGCTCCCACCACACAACGCAACGGAGCACAGCTCAGCTGAGCTAGCTGACTAATCAGGAACCACATCAGCAGCCAAGCACAGACTAGCCCTCACTAAAGGTCATGGCGGCCCTGTGAGCTGGCATTTCAGCGATTGCAACACAACACTGCAAGGCATCCGGCTCTttttgttaaaaacaaaaatagccCTCTTTTCAATAAAagcacccccaccacacacacaccacagatctgGCTCATCTCCTTTGAGCATGAACGACCACAACGAGAAAGAGCACAGCAAATGAATACACCATGGTTTCCATTGACTAAATGTAGCCCTGAGATCATCGTTGTGGCCAAGCAAACAGCCTGGTTGCAAGCTGTAGGTAGTTTTCCCCCAGTCACCGGCGGGGTCTACTGCAGAGGGGTGGCCAACAGAACCCCCGTCTACACTGAATTTCATTCAGGCGTTACAGAGCATTTGAAAGTGAACGGCAGGCTGACTTTAAACTCTGACGTGTgccatttttgtgtgtgaatgacatAAAATTGACGGGCAATTGAACACAATAGCAAAAGTTGAATGATTGAGGGAAGAGAACTACCAGCAGCCTGTGTTTAAGTGAGAGACAACCGTGATATTTTGAGTGAATGAACTTTGATGAATGAGTTGTTTTGAGCCGGTGAATGTGGAATGAGTCAAGCACCTCAGGCGGAAAATACCTGCAGGATCACAGGACCTTTCCTTTCAGCGAGCTGTCAGAAGCACGCAGCAAAACACAGCAAGCGAGAGAGTGAACGGAGGGTCTTGTTTAAAGAAGAGAAAGTTGACACTGATTCAAAGGCTAAATACGTATCCTGATACACAGGACTGTACATGAAGGTGTTTGCGTGCAAGTTGTGCATGTGCCAGTTCAGGGCAGCCTGGTCCTCTTTGCACAATATTGGGATGATCTCTATGGAATGCCAGGGTGTGatcgtgtgtgcatgtaggtaCCAGTCAGGAAGGAGTCTCTCCCTTATTTTGATGTGGtctaacaggtgtgtgtgtgtgtgctaagcaACCCCCTTCTCCCTTACTTGACAACGTTGGGATGgttaaatttgtgtgtgtgtggcatcccTTACTTGACGATGTTTGGATGGTCGAACTGCTCAAGGCGCTTGAGCAGCGCCACCTCCCGTACGGTGGAGAGCGGCAGGCCATCCTGGTCCGTCTGCACGCGCACACTCTTCAGCGCCACAAACTGTCCGCTCTCCCGGTCGCGCGCCTTGTACACTGTCCCGTAGGCACCGCCACCGATTTGGGCCACCGGCTCATACTGCACCTCCTGAGCCATCACCTgaccgaggagaggagaggagaggagaggagaggagaggagaggagagagaggagagagagggagagagagagagagagattgaggccACAGATCATGATGTGGAGTGGACCAGAGAGAGAATGCAGttaaagagagaggaagtaaaAAGACAAGTGAAGGGAGACAGAATGACGGCAGACGACAGTCAGTGGCTATGTGCAAGGGAGGAAGCCGtgggagtggtggtggggggtggtgggggtcgGAAAGAATCGGGAAGGTCACAAAGGatgtgggaggagagagaaaaagaaagagagagaaacactggGAGACACTGGAAATTTTCACACAAAAAAGCTACACATCTTAGCAGAACGTtgtctgggtgagtgtcatccCCATAGAAgtgttttgttggtaaacggaaTTGTTCTTTAACAGAATTGAAAAGAAAACTGGATGGCTTCATGCACAAAGTTGAGTGGAGAATTAATTTATAGGACAATCTGAATACCTGGTATGCATATGCTGATTGACAACCCATGCGGCCAATTAAGAATCACTGAAGGGGAGAAgggggcagacagagagagcataCAGTATTTACATTTGGACAAACAGTCATTATTTCCAGGATGTTGCAGCATCATGGCTGTTGTTATAGCCTCACAGAAGTCCATGGGGATTCCCCACCAGAGGCTTAGACAAGTCTTCACAACCATTTCATGCCCAAAGATTTACAGAAAAAAGCAATTCAACATCAGCAACGGTGCAATATTATTATCATATTATTCTATTACTGAGGAAAGTTCTACTATGATTGAATTATGAAGACAAATGAGGGAACCTGAGTGTAATGCGAGGGGGGTCAAGGAAAACGGAGGGTGCATGAGGATAAGCTGCCGTGGCCATGGTGTTTAGCTTTCAACATGGCACCTCTAATTCCCTCCACCTGTCTTAACGTTCAGCTCAAAGCCCCAATACTGTCTCCATGTTAACCTTAATGACCCCTGACTCTTGTTAGCAAGAGCTCATCTGTGTTGACACAGACACCCTAAAATGGGACAAGTCGCGTGcatgtctgagtgagtgtgtaggtgtgcgtgcgtgcctgtgtgagagtgagagtgagtgtgtgagagtgtgtgtgtgtgtgtgtgagagagagagagagagagagctgagaaggagtgagtgtgtgtctgtgactgtgtgtgtgtgtgggtggttggaATCTGACCTGATATCCAATGCAACAAGGGTTCAGTCAACACGACATTCCTGAGGTCAGCCACACAGCACACTGGCACCCTGCAGATGGATTGGGGGGCGGATTAGAATGAGAAAAAGAGGACCCGACTGGAAAAAAGATGAGAGGGGCGCCTATGGCGTCAGACGGTTCTATCTAGCATGTTAGAACTTCGCAAGTCGCGCTAACTGTGTGGGCAGATCAAACGGGAAGGCCGCACAAACAGCAAACACTATGCTATCTGTGGATGTGGCTTGTCTGAGGGAAGGACGACACGAAATGCCATGTGAATGGGCTCGGGTAGAGCTAGTTCTAAACTTATTCTGTATGCATATTTTGCATTCTCTTAATTTTCGCCTTTGTTTCAACACTGGGGAATGGGGAAGAAGTATAAACGTTATATAACTGAAACACACATGAATGTTTACAAGCTGaaataatttgctgcgcaagcTTTACGCATCTATAACAGCCTGGCATCAGTTAAAATGGCCTATTCGATCATTTGTATTAGTACTAGTTTCTAAAAACAAAGAAATCTGGCAATTAAAACCCTCCCCTAAATACAAAACTTTCCGTTTTTGCCTAGTATTATTCCTCTTCAAATAATAAAATGTTGAGATGCACAAAAGTTAAAATGTTTCGTATTTTCATTCTTTAAACAAGAACTACACGTCAACAAATAGAGGGTTAATGAGAGCTCAATTGAATGAGGGCGAGGAGAAACTCCTCTTCCTCACACGTGGTGGTGCCCACACAGAGCGTTCTCCCCTTTGTTAATTAATCGTTGATGTATTCGACCAGGCCCGTAAAGTTCAGAAAGTGTTCAAATGGTCTTACTGTTGTCATGTATTCTTCGGTCCTGTTTTAACCACGTAGGCTTTACTCACTATGAAGATGTTGggtaaatgcaaaatgcttctcaaCACAATCATCGCGTTTGGGgactaacattgtttgtgcaaTTGTATTAAATCATTTAATTAATCTATACCCAGGAAGAAAACTGCTCTGAAAGCAACCCGACGGATGTAAGGTTAGCACAAGATTCTAAACGCATTTGGAGAACATGGAACACACTTTAACTGCATCAACATACTTTACTTACCACGTTCCTTCTCGCTTTCTTTTAGCAAGCTAGCCAGGAGTAGCCAGTGCCACacattaaaaatgtaaacacattATCATCTCTTCATATTGATCCGTTTTCCGTAAGACTGCATTCGCATGTAGTCTCACAGTAAAGTATATTTTGTTTACTTCCAATGACACTTGTTGATGTCTTTGGCGAAAAAAAACTGTCTGTAACTCAGGCCTGTCTACTTTTTCTCCTCTGCTCAATAAAGCGGAGGCGCTTCCTGTGCTATCAGCTGGGCGGAGCCACATAGGCTAGGCGCTCCCTCCGTTCAGCCATTCAGAAGAACTTTTTATTATAGCGTGTTTGGGTTCTtaaaattaatgtgcagtaTACAACCGCTTGGGTAAGGAATGATAACACATTGTTGATATTAAGCGATTGAATTGCATGCGTTGTCTTAGGAGAGCGTGTCTATTTGTTGCTAACATCATCTTTGCTTCCCATGATAGATTATGCAATCGATGCAAATAACTTATTTTGCTATTGTATTAACATTGAAAACGCATTctgataaacattttaaaatatgttaaACATGCCGTGGGAAGATACATATTTTTCTGAACAGGACTGTCATTATCTGAGGATCCACCAACCCCTGTGCACGCTGAGGATCCGTGGCATGAACAGATGACCGCGCACGAGGTCCCGCCCTTCTCGCAGACACCAATTCGCTGTGATTGGAGGACAATCTCTGTTGCTAGGCTCACCCGCAGCGCTGGTTCGCTGAGAGAAACCACAGTCTTAAGGAAAAGGCAAGAGAAGAGTTGAAAGACCGAGCGCCTTGAAACGATACGtttcacatacacatgcaccatTTAGGTATCATGTGACGCTTCATGCATGAACAATTGTTTTATTAGTTCATTGTGTCTGTCAGCCTACCTTAGGCCTACTGGTAATGATGAGTATCTGAGAGGGATAAAATAGCTTATTATGACAGTCTAGGCTGACTGTTTTAGGGTTCAGGGTTGAACAGTTAGCTAATCACATGTTTTCTAAATGTGATGTAGCCCAACGTGTAAAAAGACAATGAGATGTCCACTCATTTCACCATACTTGTCAGTCTACAACCATTAGCCTTCCAAACACATGTTCAAGCTTTCCTCTCAAAACAAACGTGCAAATGTGTCCAATAAGCATGCATGGCATTTAATATGCTGTATTACCATGGAAAAGCCCTGGGGCTCTGGCCCTTGATATAATTGACTCTGTAGGTAACCTAACGAAAGTGGTTTGAAGGATGACTCATCCTTGACTCAAATTGCACCCTCCCCACTGTGGTGAACACTGATCTCAGATGGCTGCCCATGCCACTAAAGAACCTGTTGATGTTCTACACCAGGCAGCGAGGTCCTATAAATCCAgagccctctccctctcaacaaCAACCACACATTCTCACAATCCAGTATGATTGTCTGTGATTAGTGGCATAGCCAGGAATTCTGGTCACACAGATTGAACTCTGTGCAGTATCCCCTTTGATAAAGCTGATAGTCCTGTGGCTTTTGTGGTGTTTCCTGCCACCGAGGTCCATAGGAATCATCCCCATCATTTACCCCTTTTGGGAGGGCCGTCCCTGCTATGAACCCATTTAATAATGCCAATAGATTCAGACATAGTTTCAGTCTGGAGCATGACAGCTAACACCTACAACCTCCCTGCCTACATCCAGATCCCGGGACTCCAATCTTTTTAAAATTATAAAGAGTTTTATTTCCTGGTCTGTTTTAGGACCAGATATCTGGAGGGCAGTTGGAAGGTTGAGCTGACATTTCAAAGCTATTTCTGCAGTGTTAACTGCCTCAATTAGTGCTTTGCTCATACACATTTTATAGTGCATTTCATAGTTTTATTCCTATTAAAGTGATTAGAGCCAATAAGGGCCTCTCTAATTTGGCCATTTCACTGTATGTCCCCATCCAAAATATGTCTCACTGAGtgaaatgtgaaaaaaactaatttgttcattaattgaaaaaaaaaagcgtcagccaaatgcaatgtaatgtaattggCAGACCAAGGGTTACTGCGGCCACAGCTACTGCAGTAACACCATGCCATCCAACTCTATCTCggacagagaaataaaaacattccTCTTGAACATGAACAATCTGTACATTGCTAAAATGTTCTGTCCaagaatgaaaaataaaatatgttcaaGAGTTTAAAGTAACTGAAATTACACTTATTATTTCCTCAAAAGCTTTCAGTTAGTCAGAcagttgtctttttttttcaagccCAGTTTTCCATTAGGGCTTTTAAAACAGCCATTCAGAATGTCTGCCTCCATGGTTCCTCTGCCTGGCTGGAGGATGACGACAGAATCATTCACAAATTGAATTCTGCCAACTGGAACGCTTTATCATCTCAATGCATGCAGCGTAATTGTTATTAACTGCTTTGCATAACCCTCTTCTGTCACATTCAGCATATGAAAGTTATTTCTGCTTTGATCCTCAGTGAACACTAATGAATAGATACATTATAACCAGTCATGATTGGGCATTTCAGCATATAACACATCAAATAGGTCTATAGGCCAGAAATATGAAGCACAGAATTAATATCACATAGATGGATAAATATGGCCAGTAACAATCCTTTCTGTATTATTGTAGCATTGACAAAGGTGTCACATTTTCTGCAGGTGTCTGCTTATAATGATCAGTGTGATGACCTCAAGGAAGAAAATGTTCTGACTTCAAAAGATTTCAGTATGTGAAGTAGTTTAATAAAGGTTTCTGTCTCAGTCtattttagtgtgtgtattcattttAATGTAGTTTAATGTCAGATGCCACATATATCAGACATTTCGACATGACAAAAATAATTTTCATTTGAATAAATTAAATGCCTAATCAGCAGGTTCATGCAAAGTCAGGCTCATTACTGACATGCAGCCATGGCAGAAAGTGCCTCAGCAAATCAGATCAGATGAATGGGACAATAAAATCCATGGCAATACAGCAGTATAATGGCTGAATTGTAATGATGGCCAATTTGATCTCAAGTCCATCCTTTAAGTCACTGAACCAAATTGCTGACTGAAATGTTGGAAGTGCTGTCAGATATTTAAGAGTCATTCAGGTGGCCTGAAAATAAATTTAGTCATTGGCATGTTAAAAATCCATATAGCTTCGGTAGAATTGACCTGCCAAATCATATGACAAAACAGCCCCTTGGGCCATATAATGTCAGGTATGGTCTTTTCCTGGCCAACTGTTGTTCAAACACAGACTCTGTAATGGAGTCCACCAAGACCTCAGACATTACATAGCATGTAGTTTAAGAAGCAATATCTATCAGATCTATCAAATGCCTTCAAGAAAACAAATAAAGCTCTGTGTGCTCTATGCATCCATGGGAGGATGATAAAcatgagaaactgacagttgtcCTTGGTGATGTTACATTCATCTCTCTTGCACTGGCCTTGTGCCtgggtttgtgtttgtatgaatATAATGTTCTGTTTAGATCAGAATGAAGTGCACATATAATGTCACAGTATCTGGAAAACATGTAATTTAATGTTCATTTATATCTAAGCAGGTTTTTGTCACTTTATTGGTTCAGATTTCACTAAAATCAGATTTCATTTTAGTCAGGAAGACTCTAATGCTACGttgatcattcattcattatcatcatcattcattCTCCTGACCAATGACCAGTCCCCACCTGTCTTTATGATGACTACCTCTAATGACGCATACCTAACCTACCTGCTTAGCCACTTTAGGTACCAACATCTCACACCATCTTTCCTTCCCACCGTGTCCAGTTTGGTCCCTGTCAATCTGTTCAGGGTGTAGGTTCCGCCCCTGCCAGCTCATATCAGGCAGGATCTGCAGGGTCTAGATGCTCCAAGACCAGGACCGATGTCGGGGCCAGTGTTAGTCTTCCGTACTTTGTAAGAATCTTTGTGAATTAAATGTTTGAATCTCATTCTCACTCACCAAGGCTTTCTGGGAGAACTGCAATTTCACTTCAGTGAATTGTTGTGGTTGTAATCCTTTGGTCTATAAATCATAGCTTATCTCTGCCAGCAGCATTTTCAGTTTCAGATGGAATACACAAaaccacacccaaacacacagacacacatagtaaACACACAGCGGTATGATGCAACTATGCATACTTCATGCATGTTGACTATATGCTGTATTCAAATAGCAAATGCTTAAAGACATCCACTCACTCTTCCCTTCCCTTGTCTCTAGTCTGTCTTTGTAGGTAGGCTTTGAGTTTCTACCAGTCTGTCAGTCCTCTGTTTGAGGCCTCTTCTGCCAGGGTCCTCCCCATGAAGAGGAGTCCATatggagaaaaagacagacagtcTGGGGGAGGCCACAGtgccatggagagagagagaggagagagagagagagagagagagagagagagagagagagactaactTGGGGACACCATCTGTCCACCTGCCTGAGTTTGGCCTACAAAGCCACCAGCCAACACAACCCACCGACCCAGCAACCGCACGACCAGCCAGGCAGGCAGAGCGAgttcagagcagagagagagggagggggagttaAATTTAAGAAAGATAAAAAAGGAAGGGAATTATAAAAATGTGGAACTTTATATTTTACATCAATCTGACCAATTTTcaacatagaaaacataaaatTCAAAACATGACACAATATGCAGCTATTATATGGAACATAAAACTATGGAACAAAAGAAAACCGGACGCTATGAAAAAACATCACATATAGAGTCAGTGTGGTACAAAAAATTACTTACAAAACATAATCTGTTATCGTGTGTTTTTAacagacacaaaacaacacataaACATTGAGTTGAATTTCCCAAAAAAAGCCAGATCTCTGTCAGTTTTCTGTGTACTTGCAGCTTTCTGGCTGTACAATTTGTTTGCTGTTGGCAAGGAGTGACGTGGCAAGATGGATGGAAAGCCCATACCCaacaacaaatgtgtgtgtgtgtgtgtgtgtgtgtgtgtgtgtgtgtgtgtgtgtgtgtgtgtgtgtgtgtgtgatagagaaagagagcaagagagagaaagagagagaaagaaaaaaaaacgaaagaacaaaagaaagaaaaaaaagaaagaaagaaatctgTGAGTAAACATATTAGTCAGTCTGCAGACTGTGGATTGTGTGTCCTTTTGCTGATAACCCGTGGAACATGGAGGCAAATGGCATTGCTTTGGTCTTGTAAATTAGCTGTACACTAAAGCTCTTGCTACCGCTTATGGGTGTGTCGCTCTCGTTTCTGCTGTCAGCCATCATCTCTCCTCCCCACCATCTTTCCATGCCTCCACTCCTCACACTGAGCCCTGCTCATTTCCCCAGcttcctccatccctcacacCTGGTGCTGTCCCACCTGTTCTGAGTCTTTCTGTCGCTGTCAGttccagttctctctctccccctctctctctctctttctctctctctctctctctctctctctctctcatgagctTGTCAAAAAACTCAATTTATATTGCCAAAGCTTGTATAATGGCACAGGTCTATCCAAGAGaagaattaaaaaagaaaacatcctATTATTAATCAACCATCACACATATTTAGTGTAATGGtactctctctcaaattcaaa encodes the following:
- the cdk4 gene encoding cyclin-dependent kinase 4 isoform X2, with amino-acid sequence MAQEVQYEPVAQIGGGAYGTVYKARDRESGQFVALKSVRVQTDQDGLPLSTVREVALLKRLEQFDHPNIVKLMDVCASPRTDQETKVTLVFEHVDQDLKTYLEKAPAPGLPAHTIRDLMKQLVNGLEFLHSHRVVHRDLKPENILVTSRGQVKLADFGLARMYSCHMALTPVVVTLWYRSPEVLLQSTYATPVDIWSTGCIFAEMFRRKPLFCGESEADQLGKIFDVIGLPSEEEWPADITLKRHNFSPQKPRPLTDCVPEICSQGEDLLKKMLTFDPLRRISAMSALEHDYLTEG
- the cdk4 gene encoding cyclin-dependent kinase 4 isoform X1, which translates into the protein MGCQSAYAYQVMAQEVQYEPVAQIGGGAYGTVYKARDRESGQFVALKSVRVQTDQDGLPLSTVREVALLKRLEQFDHPNIVKLMDVCASPRTDQETKVTLVFEHVDQDLKTYLEKAPAPGLPAHTIRDLMKQLVNGLEFLHSHRVVHRDLKPENILVTSRGQVKLADFGLARMYSCHMALTPVVVTLWYRSPEVLLQSTYATPVDIWSTGCIFAEMFRRKPLFCGESEADQLGKIFDVIGLPSEEEWPADITLKRHNFSPQKPRPLTDCVPEICSQGEDLLKKMLTFDPLRRISAMSALEHDYLTEG